In Gammaproteobacteria bacterium, the genomic window TCTTACTGCGTCACAAGCGTCGTTTGTCCGCGGTAGCGCCGATTAATTGCAGCACAGCACGGACATCGTAGCAGCCTTTTGACGATCGCAACGGTGAGCCTTTGATGCATCGTTGCGATGGAGTTTGGAATGTGCCGCTCAGGCCGCAACGGCGGAGCCGCGGGGTTGGTAACCGTTGGGAACCGCAAATTTCGCGAAGAGCGTGGCGGAGCGAGGTCCTGAGGGGGGAATCGTCTCCCGTTCTGAGATTAGGAATCCATAAGCCGCGATGCACAGTGTGGCGTGATGGTGGAAGCCGCGCCACCCGCGCCCTTCAAAATGGCCGAGCCCAACCTCTTGCTTGAGCTCCTGATAATCGCGCTCAATGCGCCAGCGGAGTTTGGCCGCATCAATCAAGTCGCGCAATGGTATGGTGTTTGGCAGCGTGGAGAGCCAGTATTTGGTGGGCTCCTCCTCACCCTCGGGCCATTCGATCAGCAGCCACTCTCGGTCGGGATTGTTGAATCGCTCGTGCTTGGATGCAACGCAGATGCGCACCCGCGCAAAGCGCGATGACAGCCATTGGTTGGTGCCTTCCCGCCACCTGATTGCACGCCACGCTTGCGCGGGCAGCAAAAGGGCAACTTGCTTGGCCGAGATTGCGTTAGGTTCGTCCCGACGGCCTTTCTTGGGGGCATGGCCGGGTCGCGCCTGCGGCGCCCATACCAAAGTGTGCGGCAGAATGCCAGCCACATAAGGCAACTCCAGCTCCGCAATGCCTGTGCGCAGCTTGGAGTCATGCCCGTAACCGGCATCCAACAGCACCGTCCCG contains:
- a CDS encoding IS701 family transposase — protein: MILDTPDESGSRFVAYVEGLMSVVGHADRCGPLRDYCTGLMLPGARKSVEPMAARTAPARTAAQHQALLHFVGVAAWSDEKMLAKVREMVLPAIERHGPIEAWIIDDTSFPKQGRHSVGVSHQYCGQLGKQANCQVAVSLSLASHHASLPVAYQLYLPRAWAEDRVRRDKANVPAEVTFKTKPEIALEQIRWACEAGLARGTVLLDAGYGHDSKLRTGIAELELPYVAGILPHTLVWAPQARPGHAPKKGRRDEPNAISAKQVALLLPAQAWRAIRWREGTNQWLSSRFARVRICVASKHERFNNPDREWLLIEWPEGEEEPTKYWLSTLPNTIPLRDLIDAAKLRWRIERDYQELKQEVGLGHFEGRGWRGFHHHATLCIAAYGFLISERETIPPSGPRSATLFAKFAVPNGYQPRGSAVAA